The bacterium genome includes a region encoding these proteins:
- a CDS encoding acyl-CoA dehydratase activase: MAARIGFDVGSDTVKTVIVHENGSIEPQEVKHIQGQPLRRIKEILEGIRSQVNGEALLAATGSGAGILKELIGADAIHEPNALATAVDRLYPEVHTIVEMGRESQKYLLFERDGVSGRLLVEDSNLGNKCASGSGSFLDHMAKRLNYSSIEDFAQVALETESPASLSGRCAVFTESDITHLYQKGTPRNRIAAGIHQAISRNYRSAIARGKEFRDKVAFIGGVSENPAVVKYLSEELGLGSRLFVPKYNRTLGAIGAALRAEAVVDIKTAISKLEEHLKKPLEYPGADPIRLEKSEIQWQTNKGDISSSTTALSSQLPRNIERAALGVDIGSVSTKAAVVTKMDDRFYVLAAYYRRTDGDPLAAVRDTLAKINQQLEDAGFVIGKMSAATTGSGRYLTGDYIGADLIKNEITAQASGALAYAEDVDTIFEIGGQDSKYIRLDGDVIIDFEMNKACAAGTGAFLEKQAARLGVPLEDFGDLAIKNTRPPDLDWTCTVFSESAMVYYQQNNVPAADLAAGICLASVKNYLNKNVASRDIGGKIAFQGAVAFNKGMVAAYETALGRKIVVPPYPHITGAVGAARLAYLANPEVSTFRGFDKIAETEYEITSFECKSCANRCDVNTFKIKDGPKYFYNDRCEKYSAVQKKNLGEHLPDLFAEREKMMFEIGNSIGSAGASPSHSQSSIPDTQHPAPDTRHPAPNTRQLRVGVPRGLMFSELFPLYNAFLSELGFEVVVSDQTNKRIVEMGLDVAIGEPCFPFKVAHGHYVDLIEKNVDVIFAPRVISTEQPNPHMRQAQTCPYLQAAPDVISSCVGLTEHGIKHMSPVLHFKRGRKHLEKTFVQAGKELGKSAGESRAALEIGLKALSKFRRWQEKRGAEVLASLPQNQMAFIVVGRPYTLWDPVVNMDIGKKIQDLGILAIPQDFLPLEAADISDHWPNAYSRQIQKKLMAARLIREDPRLKAVVLTYFACGPDSFGNPFFKDEIGEPCYMMQIDEHTADAGVITRIEAFADTAGKSAAKGTDDIRSDDAPITRLKGRRLWIPYANESARILAAGLRAYGIDSEALPRSPDAGLNLGRKAISEDVCLPALMTTEDMLYRIQQPDFDPEKEAFFQGNSEGPCRFGMYSMLQRRILDKMGCENVDIVTLGSKSEHGGLGLMFALVVWDAIICHDLLFKMMQRTRPYEVNKGDSEVMFERYLQKVISLIPAHKEKVERAKIRTLTSTKHLDEFEELLRRAQDDFSRIPMRREDRPLVGVVGEFFVRLHDGANQDILKKLEAEGAETWLAPMTEFFSYSNFIARILSGERLKECGFTMDELKTFTAHWANSKLAHKDEHALSHATLPFLDGYDDITSPEVIALGSKYVDHNFGGEAICSMGKSEDFARRGLAGIVSVIPFNCMPGNTVTALSQSLRRHHNNIPFLNLDYDGFVDSSRDAKIVSFMWQVKERYQGQQQACREAEETLELSSVEGRKGGSVE; this comes from the coding sequence ATGGCAGCAAGAATAGGGTTCGATGTTGGCTCGGATACCGTAAAGACTGTCATCGTTCATGAAAACGGGTCGATCGAACCACAAGAAGTCAAACATATTCAAGGTCAGCCTCTTCGGCGAATAAAGGAAATCCTTGAGGGCATACGTTCGCAAGTAAATGGCGAGGCCCTATTGGCGGCGACAGGCAGTGGCGCCGGTATTCTCAAAGAGCTGATCGGCGCGGATGCAATACACGAGCCGAATGCGCTTGCCACAGCCGTGGACAGGCTATATCCCGAAGTACACACTATTGTGGAGATGGGACGAGAGTCTCAAAAATACCTGCTCTTTGAACGCGACGGCGTGAGCGGCAGGCTCTTGGTCGAAGACTCCAATCTGGGCAACAAATGCGCATCCGGCAGTGGATCATTCCTCGACCACATGGCAAAGCGGCTGAACTATTCATCTATCGAAGATTTTGCACAGGTAGCTCTCGAAACCGAAAGCCCAGCCTCACTTTCCGGGCGCTGTGCCGTTTTTACTGAGTCGGACATCACGCATCTATACCAGAAGGGCACACCACGCAATCGAATCGCAGCAGGAATCCATCAGGCCATAAGCCGTAACTACCGCTCGGCTATAGCGCGCGGCAAAGAGTTTCGCGATAAAGTCGCTTTTATCGGCGGAGTATCGGAAAACCCGGCTGTCGTAAAATATCTATCTGAAGAGCTAGGGTTGGGTTCAAGACTTTTTGTTCCCAAGTATAATCGAACCCTAGGGGCAATCGGCGCTGCACTGCGGGCCGAGGCTGTCGTCGACATCAAAACAGCCATTTCAAAACTTGAAGAACACCTCAAAAAGCCTCTCGAATACCCTGGCGCTGACCCGATCAGGCTTGAGAAATCCGAGATTCAGTGGCAGACGAACAAAGGCGATATCAGCTCCTCGACCACAGCCTTGAGTTCTCAGCTGCCACGGAATATCGAGCGTGCTGCTCTTGGAGTAGATATTGGGTCAGTGAGCACCAAGGCTGCAGTGGTCACAAAGATGGACGACAGGTTTTATGTCTTGGCGGCATATTACCGCCGCACAGACGGCGACCCACTGGCGGCTGTGCGCGATACACTTGCAAAGATCAATCAGCAACTTGAGGATGCAGGATTTGTAATCGGCAAAATGTCCGCGGCTACCACTGGCAGCGGACGATATCTTACAGGCGATTACATAGGAGCCGACCTTATTAAAAATGAGATCACGGCTCAAGCCTCAGGCGCGCTTGCATACGCCGAGGATGTCGATACAATTTTTGAGATCGGCGGTCAGGACAGCAAGTATATCCGGCTCGACGGCGACGTGATAATCGACTTTGAGATGAACAAGGCCTGTGCTGCAGGCACGGGCGCATTTCTTGAGAAGCAGGCTGCAAGGCTCGGTGTGCCGCTGGAAGATTTCGGTGACCTGGCGATAAAAAACACTCGTCCGCCGGACCTGGACTGGACATGCACAGTCTTTTCCGAGTCGGCCATGGTCTATTATCAGCAAAACAACGTTCCCGCAGCCGACTTGGCGGCCGGAATATGCCTTGCCAGCGTAAAGAACTACCTCAACAAGAACGTCGCCAGCCGCGATATCGGCGGCAAGATTGCATTCCAGGGCGCAGTTGCGTTCAACAAAGGGATGGTTGCGGCGTATGAGACTGCTCTGGGTCGAAAGATTGTGGTCCCCCCATATCCGCACATTACGGGTGCTGTGGGAGCCGCACGGCTTGCATATCTGGCGAACCCTGAGGTCAGCACTTTCAGAGGCTTCGACAAGATTGCCGAGACAGAGTATGAGATCACATCATTTGAGTGCAAATCGTGCGCCAACAGGTGCGATGTCAATACTTTTAAGATAAAGGACGGACCAAAATATTTCTATAACGACCGCTGCGAGAAATACAGCGCAGTGCAGAAGAAGAACCTGGGCGAACACCTGCCGGATCTGTTTGCTGAACGCGAAAAGATGATGTTTGAGATTGGAAACAGCATCGGCTCGGCAGGAGCCTCGCCCTCCCATTCCCAATCTTCAATACCCGACACCCAACATCCTGCACCTGACACCCGACACCCGGCACCCAACACCCGGCAACTAAGGGTGGGCGTTCCGCGCGGGCTGATGTTCAGCGAACTCTTTCCGCTCTACAATGCTTTTTTGAGCGAACTGGGCTTTGAGGTAGTCGTCTCGGATCAGACCAATAAACGAATAGTGGAGATGGGCTTGGACGTCGCCATAGGTGAGCCATGCTTCCCGTTCAAAGTTGCACATGGGCATTACGTCGACCTGATCGAAAAGAATGTGGATGTCATCTTTGCTCCCCGGGTCATCTCCACCGAGCAGCCTAACCCGCATATGCGGCAGGCACAGACCTGCCCATATCTGCAGGCTGCGCCGGATGTCATCTCATCCTGCGTGGGTTTAACTGAGCATGGCATCAAACATATGTCACCGGTGCTTCACTTCAAGCGCGGCCGCAAGCATCTGGAAAAGACTTTTGTGCAGGCTGGCAAAGAGCTTGGTAAGAGCGCAGGTGAGTCCAGGGCGGCGCTGGAAATCGGTCTGAAGGCCCTCAGTAAGTTTAGAAGATGGCAGGAAAAACGCGGAGCCGAAGTGCTGGCAAGCCTGCCTCAAAACCAAATGGCCTTTATTGTGGTCGGGCGGCCATATACACTGTGGGACCCTGTTGTCAATATGGATATCGGCAAGAAAATACAAGACCTGGGAATCCTCGCGATCCCGCAGGACTTTTTGCCGTTGGAGGCTGCCGATATATCAGACCATTGGCCCAACGCGTATTCTCGACAGATACAGAAGAAGTTGATGGCTGCCCGGCTGATTCGGGAAGATCCCCGCCTGAAAGCAGTCGTACTGACATATTTTGCCTGCGGACCCGACTCTTTCGGCAACCCCTTCTTCAAGGATGAAATAGGTGAGCCATGCTATATGATGCAGATAGATGAGCATACAGCCGACGCAGGTGTTATCACACGAATCGAGGCATTCGCAGATACGGCTGGTAAAAGTGCGGCTAAAGGCACGGACGATATCCGCAGCGATGATGCTCCAATCACAAGGCTCAAAGGCCGCAGGCTGTGGATTCCATATGCCAACGAATCGGCGCGTATTCTTGCAGCAGGACTACGTGCGTATGGGATAGATTCTGAAGCTCTGCCCCGGTCACCAGACGCAGGACTCAACTTGGGTCGCAAAGCGATCAGCGAAGATGTATGCCTGCCCGCGCTGATGACCACTGAAGATATGCTCTATAGAATACAGCAGCCGGACTTCGACCCGGAGAAGGAAGCATTCTTCCAGGGAAACTCTGAGGGACCATGCCGATTCGGAATGTACAGCATGCTCCAGAGGCGTATTCTCGACAAGATGGGCTGCGAGAACGTAGACATAGTGACCCTCGGCTCCAAAAGTGAGCATGGTGGATTGGGATTGATGTTCGCGCTGGTCGTATGGGATGCAATTATATGTCACGACCTGCTCTTTAAGATGATGCAGCGGACTCGTCCTTATGAGGTCAACAAGGGTGATAGCGAAGTCATGTTCGAGAGATATCTGCAGAAGGTGATTTCGCTCATTCCGGCTCATAAAGAGAAAGTGGAGCGTGCAAAGATCAGGACGCTCACAAGCACCAAGCATTTGGACGAGTTCGAGGAGCTGCTGCGGCGCGCACAGGATGATTTCTCCCGCATTCCGATGCGCCGGGAGGATAGACCCCTGGTCGGTGTCGTTGGTGAGTTCTTTGTGCGGCTGCACGACGGCGCAAACCAGGATATACTTAAGAAGCTGGAAGCCGAGGGCGCCGAAACATGGCTTGCTCCGATGACCGAGTTCTTCAGTTATTCCAACTTCATAGCCAGAATCCTATCGGGTGAGCGCCTTAAAGAGTGTGGGTTCACAATGGACGAACTCAAGACGTTTACCGCTCACTGGGCAAATTCAAAACTGGCTCACAAGGATGAACATGCTCTCTCTCATGCGACACTGCCCTTCCTCGACGGCTATGACGATATTACCTCGCCCGAAGTTATCGCACTTGGCTCGAAGTATGTGGATCACAACTTCGGTGGAGAGGCAATCTGCTCAATGGGTAAGAGCGAGGACTTCGCTCGCCGCGGTCTGGCCGGAATCGTGAGCGTAATCCCATTCAACTGCATGCCCGGAAATACAGTGACCGCTTTGAGCCAGTCTCTCAGGCGGCATCACAACAACATACCGTTTTTGAACCTGGACTACGATGGGTTTGTGGACTCATCTCGCGATGCAAAAATAGTCAGTTTTATGTGGCAGGTGAAGGAGCGCTATCAGGGTCAGCAGCAGGCTTGCCGAGAGGCCGAAGAGACTCTTGAGCTTTCGAGTGTTGAAGGTAGAAAAGGCGGGAGTGTGGAGTGA
- a CDS encoding recombinase family protein: protein MSLYDLLNSHNKTDQEPLKQERARAYVRVSHERSAEKNISPETQRKRIEAYARERGYEIVQWYEDLGISAFKDDDLRVGWKRLLSDSKADPNTKVVLVWRYDRFSRGDNAQVIQRELLRHGVRIESAEEGYYDPDSETGAIMMPLTWSLNRLFSIKLRNVVIPNMKTNFEQRDPDTGWAYKNGGWAQWGYKKHRIKVGRSAKSMDIYKVIWVLDDTVVAGKPVWEWARTMLLDWRLGQHLGYDTIAAKLTSAGIPTPSKRAAWSHTTVQGLIGDWTRLYQYSGIAFWNREDCTDRNNRQQRDPSEWIVVPDAHPAIITEQECDDIRKMVEHIDRKPKPGRKGEESRFALSGGLLKCKHCGANYAGIKRKSGDYYVCGSHLYRRGADCGPSWNIPRDTIENLVFSKILARMPDDPNKLQQWADEMNHQVDDYWSAFTDTSAERKREAKRLEKRLSNLLDVAGSVRSSDELKQRINDTSAALERLRLVNDIERPPKVDIEKLRQFRDEVAEAATSTDFSQRRSILKRLVVEIKADPETKTLEGNLIDPRALASIHIGGGPKGS, encoded by the coding sequence ATGTCATTATACGATCTCCTCAATTCTCATAACAAAACCGACCAGGAGCCTCTCAAGCAGGAGCGTGCCCGCGCCTACGTGCGCGTCAGCCACGAGCGCTCCGCCGAAAAGAATATAAGCCCTGAGACTCAGCGCAAGCGGATCGAGGCTTACGCCCGCGAGCGCGGGTATGAGATCGTCCAGTGGTATGAGGACCTGGGCATTTCGGCATTCAAAGACGACGATCTGCGTGTCGGATGGAAGAGATTGCTCAGTGATTCCAAGGCAGACCCGAATACTAAAGTCGTGCTCGTATGGCGCTATGATCGGTTCAGTAGAGGAGACAATGCCCAGGTAATCCAGCGGGAACTCCTCCGCCACGGTGTCCGCATAGAGTCGGCAGAAGAAGGCTATTACGACCCCGACTCGGAGACCGGCGCCATTATGATGCCTCTCACCTGGTCGCTGAACCGCCTCTTCTCTATCAAGCTGAGAAACGTCGTCATTCCGAACATGAAGACCAATTTCGAGCAGCGCGATCCCGACACCGGATGGGCATATAAAAACGGCGGTTGGGCGCAGTGGGGATACAAAAAGCATCGTATCAAGGTCGGTCGGTCCGCCAAGTCCATGGATATCTACAAGGTCATTTGGGTGCTCGATGACACGGTAGTTGCAGGCAAGCCGGTATGGGAGTGGGCGAGGACTATGCTGCTGGATTGGCGACTCGGGCAGCATCTCGGATACGATACGATAGCCGCCAAGCTGACCAGCGCAGGCATTCCTACTCCGAGCAAGCGAGCTGCATGGAGTCATACAACCGTTCAGGGGCTTATTGGCGATTGGACGCGGCTGTATCAATATTCAGGCATCGCATTTTGGAATCGAGAAGATTGTACTGACCGCAATAATCGACAGCAAAGAGACCCGTCTGAATGGATTGTCGTGCCGGATGCTCACCCGGCCATTATCACGGAACAGGAGTGTGACGACATCAGAAAGATGGTAGAGCATATAGATCGGAAGCCCAAACCAGGGAGGAAAGGGGAGGAGTCACGTTTTGCGCTCTCAGGTGGCTTACTGAAATGTAAACACTGTGGTGCGAACTATGCAGGTATCAAGCGCAAATCAGGCGATTACTATGTTTGTGGCTCACACCTCTATCGCCGTGGCGCAGACTGCGGACCGTCTTGGAATATTCCCAGAGACACAATAGAGAACCTTGTGTTCAGTAAAATACTCGCCCGTATGCCGGACGATCCCAATAAACTGCAGCAGTGGGCAGATGAAATGAATCACCAAGTCGATGACTATTGGAGTGCTTTTACAGACACTTCTGCTGAAAGGAAGCGTGAAGCTAAACGTCTTGAGAAGCGGCTTTCCAATCTTCTTGATGTTGCCGGCAGTGTGCGGAGCAGTGATGAACTGAAGCAGCGCATAAACGATACATCTGCTGCTCTTGAGCGTTTACGGCTGGTGAATGATATTGAGAGACCTCCGAAGGTGGATATTGAAAAGCTCAGGCAATTTCGGGATGAGGTAGCTGAAGCTGCGACGTCGACCGATTTCTCTCAAAGAAGATCGATACTGAAAAGGCTTGTTGTGGAAATAAAAGCGGACCCGGAAACAAAAACGCTCGAAGGCAATCTCATTGACCCCCGAGCGCTCGCAAGTATACATATCGGTGGCGGTCCCAAGGGGAGTTGA
- a CDS encoding glycine--tRNA ligase — translation METIVNLCKARGFIFQSSEIYGGLGSTWDYGPLGVALKRNVKDAWWRDMIATRDDIVGLDAAILMHPKVWETSGHVQNFTDPLVDCKQCKQRYRADDLEGDKCPACGGELTQARQFNCMFKTFMGPVEDNAAVVYMRPETAQGIFVNFTNVQQATRKKLPFGIGQVGKSFRNEITPGNFTFRTREFEQMEMEFFCIPGTDDEWFEYWVKERWNWYKKLGMKEDNLRLRAHDPAELAFYSKGTTDIEYKFPFGWGELEGIANRTNYDLTKHSEGSGKDLTYFDEPSGQHITPYVIEPAAGADRATLAFLIDAYDVEIIEKGDKKDKRTVLRLSKDLAPVKAAVMPLLRNRPEIVDTAKKLAHDLQRAFPTMYDDTASIGRLYRRQDEIGTLWCITVDVQTVEEDNQVTIRDRDTMEQIRMPIEGVKQYLRDKLEDGDC, via the coding sequence ATGGAGACCATTGTAAACCTGTGCAAGGCGCGCGGGTTTATTTTTCAATCATCTGAGATATATGGCGGACTCGGCAGCACATGGGACTATGGTCCTCTTGGAGTTGCATTAAAGCGCAATGTTAAGGATGCCTGGTGGCGCGATATGATCGCCACACGTGACGATATCGTCGGGCTCGACGCAGCAATTCTTATGCATCCGAAGGTATGGGAAACATCCGGCCACGTGCAGAATTTTACAGACCCGCTGGTGGACTGCAAACAGTGTAAACAGCGATATCGCGCCGATGACCTTGAAGGTGACAAGTGTCCTGCGTGCGGTGGTGAACTCACCCAGGCACGGCAGTTTAACTGCATGTTCAAAACATTCATGGGTCCGGTAGAGGACAACGCCGCAGTGGTCTATATGCGGCCTGAGACCGCCCAGGGAATATTCGTCAACTTCACAAATGTTCAGCAGGCGACACGCAAAAAGCTGCCGTTCGGAATCGGCCAGGTCGGCAAATCTTTCAGGAACGAGATCACTCCCGGTAACTTCACCTTCCGCACGCGTGAGTTCGAGCAAATGGAGATGGAGTTTTTCTGCATACCGGGCACTGACGACGAATGGTTTGAGTATTGGGTCAAAGAGCGGTGGAACTGGTACAAAAAACTGGGCATGAAAGAGGACAATCTCCGCCTGCGCGCGCATGATCCGGCTGAGCTTGCATTCTATTCCAAGGGCACGACCGACATCGAATATAAGTTCCCGTTCGGCTGGGGTGAGCTTGAGGGGATTGCCAACCGCACCAACTATGATCTTACCAAGCACTCGGAAGGTTCAGGCAAAGACCTCACTTATTTCGACGAGCCAAGCGGACAACACATTACACCATACGTAATCGAGCCTGCTGCTGGTGCAGACAGAGCCACACTTGCATTTCTGATCGACGCCTATGATGTCGAGATCATAGAAAAGGGTGACAAAAAAGACAAGCGCACGGTTCTGAGGCTCAGCAAAGACCTTGCTCCGGTTAAGGCGGCTGTTATGCCTTTGCTGCGAAATCGCCCTGAAATAGTCGATACTGCCAAGAAGCTCGCTCACGACCTGCAGCGAGCATTCCCGACCATGTATGATGACACAGCATCCATTGGCAGGCTATATAGGCGTCAGGATGAGATTGGGACCCTGTGGTGCATCACGGTGGACGTGCAGACAGTTGAAGAAGATAATCAGGTCACCATACGCGACCGCGATACCATGGAGCAGATAAGGATGCCTATTGAGGGCGTAAAGCAGTATCTCAGAGATAAACTCGAAGATGGAGACTGCTAA
- a CDS encoding DUF4429 domain-containing protein, translating to MATNQQATSPFAQSIEPTKQISSDQFPRFIKGVNGEIEYDQNSITISRKRFLGFLTNGLDGNKIIYINQLSAIQFRKPGTLTNGYIQFVFQGSQESKAGILNATHDENTVMFSQTQLPDFEELRAFVDGKLRQKFSSDTAPSKPSEADELVKFASLRDQGIITEAEFQAKKKQLLGL from the coding sequence GTGGCAACTAACCAGCAAGCAACGAGCCCGTTTGCCCAGTCTATAGAGCCAACAAAACAGATATCGTCGGATCAGTTTCCAAGATTTATCAAAGGTGTTAATGGTGAAATTGAATACGATCAGAACTCAATAACGATCAGCCGCAAGCGCTTCTTGGGCTTTTTGACTAACGGTCTCGATGGCAACAAGATCATCTATATCAACCAGTTGTCGGCTATCCAGTTCAGGAAACCAGGAACGCTGACAAACGGATATATTCAGTTTGTTTTTCAGGGTAGTCAAGAGAGCAAAGCGGGGATTTTGAATGCTACCCACGACGAAAATACTGTTATGTTTAGCCAGACGCAACTACCTGATTTCGAGGAACTGAGGGCGTTCGTAGATGGAAAGTTGAGGCAAAAATTTTCAAGCGATACAGCGCCCAGCAAGCCGAGTGAGGCAGACGAGTTGGTTAAATTCGCATCGCTCAGGGATCAGGGTATCATTACGGAAGCTGAGTTCCAAGCAAAGAAAAAGCAACTGCTCGGGCTGTGA
- a CDS encoding PIN domain-containing protein, with product MSVFIDTSAILAIFDSVDPRNKSASATWTELMNSDDEVITSNYVIVETTALLHSRFGIAIARQFADNMVPVFSIEWVDEQLHNTAVSVLNAASSNRSPSLVDCVSFEVIRQHKVDRVFAYDRHFEERVYEVIG from the coding sequence GTGAGTGTATTCATAGATACCTCCGCCATTCTTGCCATATTCGACAGCGTTGACCCTCGAAACAAATCTGCGTCAGCCACTTGGACCGAGTTGATGAACTCAGATGATGAAGTGATTACATCAAACTATGTCATCGTAGAAACCACCGCGCTCTTGCACAGTCGGTTTGGCATCGCAATTGCACGCCAATTTGCTGATAACATGGTTCCTGTATTTTCTATTGAGTGGGTAGATGAGCAACTTCATAATACTGCAGTCTCAGTTCTCAATGCCGCATCATCCAATAGATCTCCCAGCCTGGTAGACTGTGTGAGCTTCGAGGTCATCAGGCAACATAAGGTTGATCGAGTATTTGCTTATGACAGGCATTTTGAGGAGCGGGTGTATGAGGTTATCGGATAA
- a CDS encoding ImmA/IrrE family metallo-endopeptidase, whose product MSNPIDLAQEWAASAWKRFDFELPVNLSLICKYLKINFRHKVMEDAVGGYLLRTPKRRYIVMNSNHELARQRFTIAHEIAEFLLDRRQEYSGRRYSIDGSQEPRERFCNRFAANLLMPAAAVLTQAQELHHSTRNNKTNVLASRFGVSEQAMRYRLNELALRQNLKY is encoded by the coding sequence GTGAGCAATCCGATTGATTTGGCGCAAGAGTGGGCAGCTTCGGCTTGGAAGAGATTCGATTTCGAGCTGCCGGTTAACCTCAGCCTGATATGCAAATATCTAAAGATCAACTTCCGGCACAAAGTGATGGAAGACGCTGTCGGAGGATATCTGCTGAGGACGCCGAAAAGGCGGTATATAGTTATGAACAGCAATCACGAGCTTGCCAGGCAGCGATTCACCATTGCTCACGAGATAGCCGAGTTCCTGCTGGATCGCCGCCAAGAATATTCAGGCCGCCGCTATTCGATTGACGGCTCTCAAGAGCCGCGAGAGCGATTCTGCAACCGTTTTGCCGCTAATTTGCTAATGCCGGCAGCCGCAGTCCTAACACAAGCTCAAGAGCTTCATCACTCTACCAGGAACAACAAGACGAACGTATTAGCCTCAAGGTTTGGTGTAAGCGAACAAGCTATGCGATACAGGTTGAACGAATTGGCCTTACGCCAAAACCTAAAATATTAG
- a CDS encoding ribbon-helix-helix domain-containing protein, with protein sequence MVRTQIQLTENQAEQAKRAAAQMGISMAEYIRHALDTSLKQQLALEARQRALNVIGCVKSDTGDLSVNHDRYLEEAYSE encoded by the coding sequence GATTCAGCTAACTGAAAATCAGGCGGAACAGGCTAAACGGGCTGCTGCTCAGATGGGAATATCTATGGCTGAGTATATTCGTCATGCCCTGGATACATCACTGAAGCAGCAATTGGCATTAGAAGCAAGGCAGCGCGCATTGAACGTAATTGGGTGCGTTAAGTCAGATACGGGCGATCTGTCGGTAAACCATGACCGTTATTTGGAGGAGGCATACTCAGAGTGA
- a CDS encoding FxLYD domain-containing protein, with protein MNEFQVTFLDRPEVGRTVRIIYNGQVGQTARIISVQQHPSQPNYFKVVAEQNVICIGVFNPSAQTTVPAQTQAMQAPPPVIMPKTEAAKNNFPKWLSVPIGCLGLFILLGIIGALVGGTQTGSSDSTPATEDTSQTTKDLTLQDWSVEGQSIKGVVKNNSNRTYSYVQIEFNVYDSSNAQIGSAMANINNLEPGGIWKFEAVALEDNVASAKFKDLSGW; from the coding sequence ATGAATGAATTCCAGGTCACATTTCTCGACAGACCCGAAGTTGGGAGGACCGTCAGGATAATCTATAATGGGCAAGTTGGACAGACTGCTCGAATCATATCGGTTCAACAACACCCCAGTCAACCAAATTACTTTAAAGTGGTAGCAGAGCAGAATGTCATCTGTATAGGGGTATTTAATCCATCTGCACAAACAACCGTGCCTGCGCAGACACAGGCAATGCAAGCTCCACCTCCGGTAATTATGCCAAAAACAGAGGCAGCAAAGAATAACTTCCCGAAATGGTTGAGTGTTCCAATCGGTTGCTTGGGGCTGTTTATTTTGCTTGGTATCATCGGTGCACTGGTGGGAGGCACACAAACTGGTTCATCTGACTCTACCCCCGCTACAGAAGACACGAGCCAAACCACTAAAGATTTGACGCTGCAAGATTGGTCGGTGGAAGGCCAAAGCATCAAAGGGGTGGTGAAAAACAATAGCAATAGGACATATTCATATGTCCAAATCGAATTCAATGTTTATGATAGTAGTAATGCTCAAATCGGATCAGCCATGGCCAATATAAACAATCTTGAACCGGGTGGCATATGGAAATTCGAGGCGGTTGCGCTTGAGGATAATGTTGCCTCAGCTAAATTTAAAGACCTTTCGGGTTGGTGA
- a CDS encoding thermonuclease family protein has product MRMRVLLAWSWIIICQFLCCSPAFSAQRPYAATVLRVLDGDTIEVQHGQAVEHIRLFGIDCPEKNQEFGPEATKATTELAAGKRVSIEPASRDRDNRVVAVVILPDKINLNQKLVAMGMAWWWKEYAPKSTQLPKNQSEAKAAKLGLWAKTDPIPPWEFRAQRRGKDISEEPAVQPKKQAIVDQVYIAETGNCYHRRDCRTIKNSKVTLISRAEAKKKGYKACKVCKP; this is encoded by the coding sequence ATGAGAATGAGGGTATTACTCGCCTGGTCTTGGATTATAATATGCCAATTCCTCTGCTGTTCTCCGGCCTTCAGCGCCCAGCGCCCCTACGCCGCCACGGTCCTGCGGGTCCTGGACGGCGATACGATAGAGGTGCAGCACGGCCAGGCGGTCGAGCATATCAGGCTTTTCGGTATAGACTGCCCGGAGAAGAACCAAGAGTTCGGTCCGGAGGCCACAAAGGCGACAACCGAACTGGCGGCAGGTAAAAGGGTCTCTATCGAGCCTGCCAGTCGGGATCGCGACAACCGGGTCGTGGCCGTCGTGATCCTGCCGGACAAGATCAACCTGAACCAGAAACTCGTGGCCATGGGTATGGCGTGGTGGTGGAAAGAATACGCGCCCAAGTCGACGCAACTTCCAAAGAATCAATCGGAAGCGAAAGCCGCAAAGCTCGGTCTGTGGGCGAAGACGGACCCGATCCCGCCGTGGGAGTTCAGAGCACAGCGCAGAGGCAAGGATATATCTGAAGAGCCTGCTGTGCAGCCGAAGAAGCAGGCTATTGTCGACCAGGTATACATAGCCGAGACCGGCAATTGTTACCATCGCCGGGACTGCCGGACGATTAAGAACTCGAAGGTCACGTTAATCAGCCGTGCTGAGGCGAAGAAGAAGGGATATAAGGCCTGTAAGGTGTGCAAGCCGTAA